The following proteins are encoded in a genomic region of Zea mays cultivar B73 chromosome 9, Zm-B73-REFERENCE-NAM-5.0, whole genome shotgun sequence:
- the LOC100274113 gene encoding uncharacterized LOC100274113 yields the protein MNLEQLDLSMNELTGEIPASFGNFSYLNKLILSGNNLSGPLPKSIRNLQKLTMLDLSNNSFSGPIPPEIGALSSLGISLDLSLNKFVGELPDEMSGLTQLQSLNLASNGLYGSISVLGELTSLTSLNISYNNFSGAIPVTPFFKTLSSNSYIGNANLCESYDGHSCAADTVRRSALKTVKTVILVCGVLGSVALLLVVVWILINRSRKLASQKAMSLSGACGDDFSNPWTFTPFQKLNFCIDHILACLKDENVIGKGCSGVVYRAEMPNGDIIAVKKLWKAGKDEPIDAFAAEIQILGHIRHRNIVKLLGYCSNRSVKLLLYNYIPNGNLLELLKENRSLDWDTRYKIAVGTAQGLAYLHHDCIPAILHRDVKCNNILLDSKYEAYLADFGLAKLMNSPNYHHAMSRIAGSYGYIAPEYAYTSNITEKSDVYSYGVVLLEILSGRSAIEPVLGEASLHIVEWAKKKMGSYEPAVNILDPKLRGMPDQLVQEMLQTLGVAIFCVNTAPHERPTMKEVVALLKEVKSPPEEWAKTSQQPLIKPGSQQG from the exons ATGAACCTAGAGCAGCTCGACCTGAGCATGAACGAGCTCACCGGCGAGATACCGGCGAGCTTTGGTAACTTCAGCTACCTCAACAAGCTGATCCTCAGCGGCAACAATCTGTCCGGGCCATTGCCCAAGTCGATTCGGAACCTGCAGAAACTGACAATGCTGGACCTGAGCAACAACAGCTTCTCCGGCCCCATACCGCCGGAGATCGGCGCGCTGTCGAGCCTGGGCATCAGCCTGGACCTGAGCTTGAACAAGTTCGTCGGCGAGCTGCCTGACGAGATGTCCGGTTTGACGCAGCTGCAGTCCCTCAACCTCGCGAGCAATGGCCTCTACGGCAGCATCTCGGTCCTTGGTGAGCTCACCAGCCTGACTTCCCTCAACATCTCGTACAACAACTTCTCTGGCGCCATCCCAGTGACGCCGTTCTTCAAGACATTGTCGTCCAACTCCTATATTGGTAATGCCAACCTCTGTGAGTCCTACGACGGGCACTCCTGTGCGGCGGACACGGTTCGCAGGTCTGCCCTGAAGACGGTCAAGACCGTGATTCTCGTCTGCGGCGTTCTGGGGTCGGTGGCGCTGCTGCTTGTTGTGGTTTGGATTCTGATCAACAGGAGCAGGAAGCTGGCCAGCCAGAAGGCGATGAGCTTGTCTGGTGCTTGTGGTGATGATTTCTCCAACCCCTGGACGTTTACGCCGTTCCAGAAGCTTAACTTCTGCATCGACCACATCTTGGCATGCCTAAAGGACGAGAACGTGATCGGCAAAGGTTGCTCGGGGGTGGTGTACAGAGCTGAGATGCCGAACGGGGACATCATCGCAGTGAAGAAGCTCTGGAAGGCCGGCAAGGACGAGCCGATCGACGCCTTTGCAGCTGAGATCCAGATTTTGGGGCACATCAGACACCGGAACATCGTGAAGCTACTCGGCTACTGCTCTAACAGGTCTGTCAAGCTCCTGCTTTACAACTACATCCCCAACGGCAACCTGCTGGAGCTCCTGAAGGAGAACAGGAGCCTGGACTGGGACACGAGGTACAAGATCGCCGTCGGGACGGCGCAGGGCCTGGCCTACCTGCACCACGACTGCATTCCAGCGATACTCCACAGGGATGTCAAGTGCAACAACATACTGCTCGATTCCAAGTATGAGGCCTACTTGGCTGATTTTGGGCTGGCCAAGCTGATGAACTCCCCAAATTACCATCACGCCATGTCACGCATTGCCGGTTCTTATGGATACATTGCTCCAG AGTACGCGTACACGAGCAACATCACGGAGAAGAGCGACGTTTACAGCTACGGCGTGGTGCTGCTGGAGATCCTAAGCGGGCGGAGCGCCATAGAGCCAGTGCTGGGTGAGGCCAGCCTGCACATCGTGGAGTGGGCGAAGAAGAAGATGGGCAGCTACGAGCCGGCGGTGAACATCCTGGACCCGAAGCTGCGGGGCATGCCGGACCAGCTGGTGCAGGAGATGCTGCAGACGCTGGGCGTGGCCATCTTCTGTGTTAACACGGCGCCCCACGAGCGGCCGACGATGAAGGAGGTGGTGGCGCTGCTCAAGGAGGTGAAGAGCCCGCCCGAGGAGTGGGCCAAGACCTCGCAGCAGCCGCTAATCAAGCCCGGCAGCCAGCAAGGGTGA